In Nostoc piscinale CENA21, the genomic stretch AGACATAGCCTTCTTTAATTTCACTTTCTTCTAAGGCTTCGGGATCATAGCCTTCCATTTTAACATCGCCTTCTAATTTCCGTTTTTTGCAAGTCCCACAAACCCCAGAACGGCAACTACTACGGATTTTTACGCCTTCTTGGTCAGCCATATCGAGGATAGTTTCTTCGCCATCGCAAGCTACCTCTTTACCTGATTTGGAGAAAACTATCAGGGTTTTGCTAGAAGATGCTGGGGCGGGAGAAACGGGAACTGATGCTGCTACTGGGGTTGTGGCCACACGCGCTCCCAAATCTTGGACTGGTGCTGCTTCGGTCGAGATTTTGCCAAGCATTTCGCGTAGCCCTTTGGCACCTGGAGACGCAGCAACTTCTACTGGTGCGGGAGCGGTTGCTGGGGTTTTTTTGACTTTTTTCCGGGGCGGGCCGAAGCTTTCTTCGTAGTAGTTTTGCATCGGGAAGTCGATGCTTTCGAGTAAGTCGTTGACCGATTCCATAAATGGGTTTGGCCCACATACATAAACTGTGCGTTCTTTGTAGTCTGGCGCAATCAGTTTTAACATTGCCGCATCCAGTCTGCCGGTGAAACTCATCCAACTTTGACCAGGTTCTCGACGGGTAATGCTAATTGCTAGATTGAATTTGGGATGGTTGGCGGCTAACCAGTCAAGTTCTTGGCGGTAAATGATATCTCTGGGGCTACGAGCGCAGTGGAAAAAGACGATATCCACATCAGAGGCGGTGTCATACACCCAGCGTGACATAGACATCATGGGCGTGATCCCACTACCAGCAGAAATCAGCAACAGTTTTGGTGCAGGGTTGGCAAAGCAAGTAAATTTACCTGTTGGGCCATTCACTTTCAGGACGCTACCTGCTTTAACGTTGTCATGCAACCAATTGGAAACTAAACCAGGGGGGACATCTGTCCCGGCCTCTGCTGGCGCAGGCACACGCTTAACTGTAATTTCTAGGGTATGGGGACGAGAAGGTGTAGATGAGATGGAATAGGAACGCAATACCTGTTCGCCGTTAATTTCTAGGTCGAGGGTGATAAACTGACCCGGTTTATAAGTAAAGAGCATTGGTGGGTCAGCCACGAAACGAAAGGTTTTGACATCGTGGGTTTCATCGATGACTTGGATACATTTGACGGTTAAATCGCCTTTCATCCATCGCTCAATTTGGCTGTGATCTACCGTGGCTAAGGGCATATACTCCTGCGGGTCTTTGATGGGGAGAGCAGGAGTTGGTAAGGGTTCTGGGGTTGGTGTTGGTGCTACAGATGCGATCGCTATTTCTTGTTGTACAGCCTGACCATTGCTTGTAGTAACAACGTTAGTATTAACGTTAATATTTAAATCAATCATGGTCGGTTCATTGCTGGTTACTAGGCTAATTACCATCAAAAAGAACCGACCAATCTGCATCATATCTCCCGTTTTCAGAGGATAATCTTGATTGATTTGGATCTGGTCAGCATTCAACCGCGAACCAGCCCGACTGGCTAAATCAGTGTAATAATAATTACCATCTTTTAGAGAAATTTTGCCGTGCATCCGACTAACTTCGGCACTATCCAACACTACATTACAGTTGGGATAGCGACCAATTAGACACTCATGATTGAGCATGGTATCTAAGTTGAGGTCTAGTTCCTTGAGTTCGTTGGGTTTCTGGGGATCAATGATTCTGAGTTTAAGCATATTAATTACCTAATACGTCAAATTCTCTGTGTTTATACGCAGAAATTTCTGCCGAATTCTGAATTCTGCTGTGTAATCATTACCTAAACTCAATAGAGGTAATGAGGCGTGCTACAAAACTAATGCTCATAGTTTTAACTGGGATGGTAGGTAGTACCATCCCAGTTAAAATCTTAGAGTTGCGTTACTGAACAAGCTTGTCCCATACTTGCTTGCAGACGATTACTCAAAAGCTCCAAGATATTTCTAGCGAGTAACGTGTCTTGTGCCAGCACTGCCTCAAAATTCTCGGCATTGATTCTGAGTGTCTTGGTTCTAGTACCAGATGCGACGATGGTTGACGCATAATTGGTGTGGTTTAATACTTCCAATTCACCAATCGTTTGTCCAGGTGAAATCATACCTGACATATCTTGATTGCCCATACTTTGGCTGACTCTCGCCTCACCATCAATTAAAACAATCAGATCATGAGCAGGTGTACCCATCCGGCAAATTTCTTCTTCGGGGCGATATACCCGCACATGGCTATTTTTCGCCAAATCAATTAAGACATTGGCTTTCAAACCGGAGAAGAAACTACTCTTATACAGCCACAATAGCTTTTCTAAGGTGCCTAAAGCATCGGCAATGGTATCTCCTTGTTGGGCTTGCATTTCCCACTGCACCAAAATCACGATGTCATCACCACTGCTGAAGCGGACAACATCACCTTGTTGGAGTTGTGTTTGCTGGTCAAGGATTTGTGTCTTGCCAATCCGCAGACCATTGCTACTACCCAAGTCTTTGACGCTCACTCCTTTTTCATCTACATAGAAGATGGCGTGTTGGCGAGAAACGCGGTTATCGGAAATGATAATGTCGTTGCCAACTTCCCGTCCAACGCGCACTGTAGACTGTTGAAATACTCTTCGTTCTACACGTCCCATGATTTTGATTTGAGCAATCATGGTCGGGACTGTGGTTTTGGTGTGGGGCTGTCCTTGACCAAGAATCCTTTCGGCTGTTTCAATCACTAAACCATCTTTGATGGTCTTTGTATCTAGCAGCTGACGGGCTTGTTGGAAACCCAGGCTGGGATCAATTTGATGTAGCGCATACAAACTGGCTGCTTGGACTAAGGGATCAATGTCTTGCAAAAGTTGCATTAAGACATCAATAATCACATCAGAACGTAAAGCAGGTTCGGGAATTTGGGTAGGCGCGACGATGGAACTCCAAGTGGCGGTGGTTTGATTGGCATTGCGAGTGGCATTATTGTTCCCCGGAACGTCGATTTGGGTATCGGCGATGCCATTATTAAAGTCTGTCGTGAGGGGAACTGATTGAGTTACTAGGTCTTTGGCTTGACGTAAGGCAGAGATCACTCTCATACTCAAACGAGACATCCATCTGGACTGCTCTTCATTTGATCGCAGAATTTCTCCAAGGATGTTGGCTGCTAGTACACCAATGGAACGAGCAATATCCAGGGCTTCGGGGGTATCTCCTAAAATTTCTAGGATGCTGAGTAAC encodes the following:
- a CDS encoding FAD-binding oxidoreductase, whose translation is MLKLRIIDPQKPNELKELDLNLDTMLNHECLIGRYPNCNVVLDSAEVSRMHGKISLKDGNYYYTDLASRAGSRLNADQIQINQDYPLKTGDMMQIGRFFLMVISLVTSNEPTMIDLNINVNTNVVTTSNGQAVQQEIAIASVAPTPTPEPLPTPALPIKDPQEYMPLATVDHSQIERWMKGDLTVKCIQVIDETHDVKTFRFVADPPMLFTYKPGQFITLDLEINGEQVLRSYSISSTPSRPHTLEITVKRVPAPAEAGTDVPPGLVSNWLHDNVKAGSVLKVNGPTGKFTCFANPAPKLLLISAGSGITPMMSMSRWVYDTASDVDIVFFHCARSPRDIIYRQELDWLAANHPKFNLAISITRREPGQSWMSFTGRLDAAMLKLIAPDYKERTVYVCGPNPFMESVNDLLESIDFPMQNYYEESFGPPRKKVKKTPATAPAPVEVAASPGAKGLREMLGKISTEAAPVQDLGARVATTPVAASVPVSPAPASSSKTLIVFSKSGKEVACDGEETILDMADQEGVKIRSSCRSGVCGTCKKRKLEGDVKMEGYDPEALEESEIKEGYVLTCVAYPVGKVVIDA